A stretch of DNA from Mycolicibacterium celeriflavum:
CGTCCACCGGCCCTGTCGGATACGAATCACCTGGCCGTTGGGTAGTCCGGTATCGATGTAGATCGTGCCGTCATCGTCAGCGACGCGGAGGTTCAGGCGTTCGGGCGGCTTCGTGGCAGCCAATCCTTCAAGGATCAGCGTGGCGTCAGTCAGGGCCTGGCCGCCGGCGACCGCGCCGGTCTCGGCGAAGTACCGTGCGGCTAGGTCGGCGCGTAGACCGGCCTTGCCGGCGCGGAGGAGCATGACCAAGTGCGGGCGATCGCGGTCAGCTCCGAACGGCTCACCCTCATCGGAGAGTCCGAGCAGGTAGCGTTCCTGTGCCATGCCGACCAAGCGCGCGGCCACCGACTTCTTGTCCGTCTCGGTGTTGTCGCTCATAGGATTTCCTGCACACCGTGCTTATGCAGGCTGCGTTGACGAGCTATTCTCATGTGGAACTTCCGTGTCGGATGATCAGGTGGTTCGAACAAAGACCTCGGCTAGGCCCCGGGGTCTTTTTCGTGGGCGCGGTTCACGCGGCGTCTCCGCCTCCCCGCCGGGTCGCGGTTTCTTGTTCCGCGATCCATCGCAGTACCTCGTCGCGCCGGTACACGACCCGGCGGCCCAAGGTGAAACTGGCCGGCCCGATATCGCAGTGGCGCCAGTAGCGGAGAGTTCCAACGGGGACGCCGATGATGTCCGAAACCTGTTTGGCGCTCAGTAGATCCATGTAGCTGCTCCTCAATGGTGGGTTCTGTCAACGAATCCAACGGTGGTGGTGGCGCCCTGCATTTGTCCACCAGTACCCTCAACTTCGCCTACAAATTGACTTCAGCCGAACGCTTTCGTCGGCTGTCGGTGGTCGGTGTGAAACTGGCGGTAGAGGAGGTGGTCGACTTGCAGCGACGAAACCGTCGGGCTGGTGTCGAGGACCGGTGGCGTCGATCAGACGGGAGCCCCACCGCACGTAGCGGTATGGGCCGCCGCTGGTTGGCCCGTTACGTCGACGATCAAGGCGGGGAGAACACGCGTTCGTTCGACCGCAAGGTGGACGCTCAGGCCTTTCTCAATGAGATCACGGCCGCTCAGACGATCGGCACCTATGTCGCGCCGAAAGCCGGGCGCATCACCGTCCGTGAGCTGCATGGGAAATGGCTTGGCACACAGGGTCATTTGAAGGAGACGACGGTTGCGACACGCGCATTCGCCTGGTCGGGCTACGTCGAAGGCCGGTGGGCCGCGGTCGCTGTAGCCGACGTGCAATCGTCGGATATCAGGGCGTGGGTGCAGCAATTGGCGGCGGGCGGAGCCAAACCGGCCACCATCGAGAACGCGCTCAGCGTCCTGAGGCAGATCTTGGAGATGGCCGTCGACGATCGACGGATCCCCCGCAATCCGTGCACAGGAGTGAAGTCGCCGCGACGACAGCACCGAGCGCGGGGCTACCTGACACACCAGCAGGTGGAGCTTCTGGCCCGCGAGGTCGGCGAGTACGCCGTTGTTGTTCGATTCCTGGCCTACACCGGGCTGCGCTGGGGCGAGATGGCAGCGCTACGGGTGGAGTCCTTCGACATGCTCCGCCGGAGGGTAAATATCCGTGAGGCGGTCGCCGAGGTCAAGGGACGTGTGGTGTGGTCGTCACCCAAATCCCACGAGCGTCGCTCGGTGCCCTTCCCTGCGTTCCTTGCTGATCCGCTGGCCGCGATCATGATCGGCAAGCGACGAGACGATTTGGTGTTCACGTCACCCGGCGGAGCATTGTTGCGAGTGTCGACGTGGCGGCCGCGGGTGTTCAACATGGCTGTCCAACGGCTTCAGGAAGCAGACCCGGCGTATCCCACCGTCACGCCTCACGACCTTCGTCATACGGCAGCGTCCTTGTCGATCAGCGCCGGGGCCAACGTCAAGGCTGTTCAGACGATGCTGGGACACGCTTCTGCGGTCTTGACCCTGGATACGTATGCCGACCTGTTCCCCGACGACCTGGAGCAAGTTTCAGTTGCACTAGATGCCGCGCGAATGCGGTCTCTGGCAGCCACTGCGGACCAGCTGCGGACTGGGAAGTAAGAAGGCCCCGACCGGAATTCCCGGTCAGGGCCTCTACCTGCGATCACACGAGTCGGGGTGGCGGGATTCGAACCCACGACCTCTTCGTCCCGAACGAAGCGCGCTACCAAGCTGCGCCACACCCCGCGTGAAGCCACGACAGCGTATCGCACCGGCCTGGTGCGGGGCCAAACGCTTACCGCGGACCCGATGGACGACCGCGACTTCTGCACCAGGGCTGTGATTCGTTCCGAGGACGACCCTGGTGCAGAAATCACGACGCACGCCTCAAACGCTTTAGCGGCGGGTGTCCCTCAGCACGGCCAGACGCTCGCGGTACTCGGCCTCGGTGACCTCGCCCTTGGCGTACGAGTCACGCAGCGTGCGAATGCCGTGGCTGCCGCGGAAACGGCGCGCGGCGTAGACGATGCCGACGATGACGAGTGTCCAGAAGGTCAAAGGAATGAGCAGGAACCACGGGTTCCAGTCGTGGTCGGCGAACCGGCCGCCGTGCTCGGCGAGAAACGTGGTTGTGGTTGGGATGATTTCGTAGATGTTCATGGCATCGAGCCTGCCGCTGACGGGTCGGCGCCGCATCGGCCTGTGGTCGGCAACTGCCATACGCCGCCGCGCGTAGTCGTCAGCCCTGCCACCCGGGCCGTACCAGGCCGGTCTCGTAGGCCATCACCACCAGCTGGGTGCGGTCGCGGGCGCCCAGCTTGGTCAGGATCCGGCTGACGTGGGTCCGCGCGGTGGCCGGGCTCATGAACAACCGCTGCCCGATCTCGGCGTTGTTCAGGCCCTCGGCCACCAGCGCCATCACCTCGCGCTCCCGCGTCGTCAAGTCGGCCAGCGCGGCCGGCGACCCGGCGGGCGCCTTGGTTCGGGCGGCGAACTCCGCCACCAGCCGACGCGTCACCGACGGCGACAGCAGCGCGTCGCCCTCGGCGACCACCCGCACCGCCCGCACCAGTTCGATCGGCTCGGTGTGCTTGACCAGGAAGCCGCTCGCCCCGGCGCGCATCGCGTCGAACACGTACTCGTCGAGTTCGAACGTCGTCAGTACCACCACCCGCACTCCGCTGAGCGCCGGGTCGGCCACGATCGCCCGCGTCGCGGCCAGCCCGTCCATCTCCGGCATCCGGATGTCCATCAGCACCACGTCAGGCCGATGTTCGCGCGCGGACGCCAGCGCAGCGGTCCCGGTATCGGCCTCCGCGACCACCTCGATGTCGTCCTGCGCGTCGAGTAGCGCGGCGAAGCCCGCCCGCACCAGCGCCTGGTCATCAGCGACAACTACCCGAATCGTCATGTCGCCTCGTCACTTTCGGCCGCTAATGGAAGAGAGGCCCGTACGCTGAATGCGCCGCCGGGATGCCGGTGCACCGACAGTTCGCCGCCCAGCGCGCGGGCCCGCTCTCGCATGCCGACGATGCCACTGCCTCCCGACGGTGGCCCGGAGTTGAGCGGACGTCCGTCGTTGTCGACCGCGACGGTCAACGTGTCGGGTCCGTAAGTGATTGTGACGGAGGCGTGTTCGGCCGTCGAATGCCGTACCACGTTCGTCAATGACTCCTGAACGATGCGGGCTGCCGCGACGTCGATCACCGCGGGCACCGGACGCGGTTCGCCGCGGACCGCAGTGGTCACCGTCAATCCCGTCGCGCGGGCGGTGCCGACCAGGCCGTCCAGATCGGCGATCCCAGGGGTCGGGGCGGTCGGTTGGCCCTGCTCGGTGCGCAGCGCGTCGACCAACGAGTGCACATCCGAGATCGCTTGCCGGCTGGCATCTTTGATGGCAGCGAGCGCAGGACCGGCTCGCTCCGGATGGCGGTCGAGCAATTCCAGCGCAACCGATGACTGCACGTTGATCATCGACAGGCTGTGCGCAAGTACGTCGTGCAGCTCCCGCGCGATGGACAGCCGCGCCTGCGTGGCCTGGCGCTCGTGCTCGGCCTGCGCCTCCCGCGCCATCGCGGCCTTGCGCTGACGACGCGCGACGATCACCGCGCGCCGCTGCCGGATACCCTCGGCGACCGCCACGAGCACGATCAGCCACGCCGCGATTGCGCCGATCGCAACGGCGGGCGGTGGCTCCTCGCCCCGAAGCAGGGGGATCAGCCAGACCACCGCCGCCCAGCCCAGCAGCGGCAGCGGATAGCTACGCCAGCGTGGACCCGTGACGGCCGCGGTCAGAAACGCCACGATCAGCGATGCGAAGACCGGTCCCACCCGGAACCCCGCCGCCAGGTAGACCATGGTGATCGCGAGCACGGTCAGCAGCACCGCGTACGGGTAGACGGTGCGCAGCAGCAGCGCCACCGGGCCGGCGATCAGCAACAGGTAGCCGAACCAGTTGAGTGGCACCCAGTGCAGATCCGGTCCACGGCGGTGCCGCGGTCCGGCAGTGCCTGCGAGCTGGACCGCCGCCACCACCACCGGGATCAGCCACACCGCTGGGCGGCGCAGCTCATCCAGGACGCGGTCCATACCCGAAACGTAGTAGGGCGCGGGCCGTCCTGGCGTCCACGCAGAGGCGTACATCACGACACGCCGGGGGAAGCAATGGGGTTGTCGGTGGCGTTATGCACACTGACGGCAGGAACCGACGAAGCGAGGACGAGATGACTGGTCTTGGCGCATCCATCTATCTAGGTTTCTTCGTGCTCGCCGCGGTGTGGCTGTTCCTCACCTCGGACGGCCCGCTGAGCGGCGGAGCCGACGATCAGGACCAGCGTCCCGAGCGTTCGAACTCGACCAACTCCGACGCGAACTCCGAGGCGTCCAACCCCTGGCTGGTCAGCCACTCGTCGCAGAAGTAGGTGTCCGCGTAGCGGTCGCCGCTGTCGGCCAGCAGCGTCACCACCGAACCACTGCGCCCTGCGGTCATCATCTCCGCCAAGAGGCCGAACGCGCCCCACAGATTCGTCCCGGTCGACGGCCCCACCCGCCGGCCCAGCACCCTGCTGGCGTGCCGAGCGGCAGCCACCGAGGCGGCATCCGGCACGACCACCATGCGGTCGACCACGCCGGGCAGGAACGACGGTTCCACTCGCGGCCGGCCGATACCCTCGATCCGCGACGACATCCCGGTCACCACATCACCGCGGCCCTGCGCGTAGGCGGGGAAGAACGCCGAGTTCTCCGGGTCGACCACGCACAGCCGGGTCCGGTGGCGCCGATACCTGATGTAGCGGCCGATGGTGGCGCTGGTGCCGCCCGTGCCGGCGCCCACCACGATCCAGTCGGGCACGGGATGCGCCTCGTCGCGCATCTGCTCGAAGATCGACTCGGCGATGTTGTTGTTGCCACGCCAGTCGGTGGCCCGCTCGGCGTTGGTGAACTGATCGATGTAATGTCCGCCGGTCTCTTCGGCGAGCCGTTCCGCCTCGGCG
This window harbors:
- a CDS encoding helix-turn-helix transcriptional regulator; this translates as MDLLSAKQVSDIIGVPVGTLRYWRHCDIGPASFTLGRRVVYRRDEVLRWIAEQETATRRGGGDAA
- a CDS encoding tyrosine-type recombinase/integrase; translation: MKLAVEEVVDLQRRNRRAGVEDRWRRSDGSPTARSGMGRRWLARYVDDQGGENTRSFDRKVDAQAFLNEITAAQTIGTYVAPKAGRITVRELHGKWLGTQGHLKETTVATRAFAWSGYVEGRWAAVAVADVQSSDIRAWVQQLAAGGAKPATIENALSVLRQILEMAVDDRRIPRNPCTGVKSPRRQHRARGYLTHQQVELLAREVGEYAVVVRFLAYTGLRWGEMAALRVESFDMLRRRVNIREAVAEVKGRVVWSSPKSHERRSVPFPAFLADPLAAIMIGKRRDDLVFTSPGGALLRVSTWRPRVFNMAVQRLQEADPAYPTVTPHDLRHTAASLSISAGANVKAVQTMLGHASAVLTLDTYADLFPDDLEQVSVALDAARMRSLAATADQLRTGK
- a CDS encoding SHOCT domain-containing protein — protein: MNIYEIIPTTTTFLAEHGGRFADHDWNPWFLLIPLTFWTLVIVGIVYAARRFRGSHGIRTLRDSYAKGEVTEAEYRERLAVLRDTRR
- a CDS encoding response regulator transcription factor, whose amino-acid sequence is MTIRVVVADDQALVRAGFAALLDAQDDIEVVAEADTGTAALASAREHRPDVVLMDIRMPEMDGLAATRAIVADPALSGVRVVVLTTFELDEYVFDAMRAGASGFLVKHTEPIELVRAVRVVAEGDALLSPSVTRRLVAEFAARTKAPAGSPAALADLTTREREVMALVAEGLNNAEIGQRLFMSPATARTHVSRILTKLGARDRTQLVVMAYETGLVRPGWQG
- a CDS encoding sensor histidine kinase; amino-acid sequence: MDRVLDELRRPAVWLIPVVVAAVQLAGTAGPRHRRGPDLHWVPLNWFGYLLLIAGPVALLLRTVYPYAVLLTVLAITMVYLAAGFRVGPVFASLIVAFLTAAVTGPRWRSYPLPLLGWAAVVWLIPLLRGEEPPPAVAIGAIAAWLIVLVAVAEGIRQRRAVIVARRQRKAAMAREAQAEHERQATQARLSIARELHDVLAHSLSMINVQSSVALELLDRHPERAGPALAAIKDASRQAISDVHSLVDALRTEQGQPTAPTPGIADLDGLVGTARATGLTVTTAVRGEPRPVPAVIDVAAARIVQESLTNVVRHSTAEHASVTITYGPDTLTVAVDNDGRPLNSGPPSGGSGIVGMRERARALGGELSVHRHPGGAFSVRASLPLAAESDEAT
- the cds1 gene encoding L-cysteine desulfhydrase Cds1, which codes for MWVHEAVRLIEADARRSADTHLLRYPLPSAWCDGCDLQLYLKDETTHITGSLKHRLARSLFLYALCNGWIDENTTIIEASSGSTAVSEAYFAALLGLPFIAVMPSSTSASKIALIESQGGRCHFVAESSQVYAEAERLAEETGGHYIDQFTNAERATDWRGNNNIAESIFEQMRDEAHPVPDWIVVGAGTGGTSATIGRYIRYRRHRTRLCVVDPENSAFFPAYAQGRGDVVTGMSSRIEGIGRPRVEPSFLPGVVDRMVVVPDAASVAAARHASRVLGRRVGPSTGTNLWGAFGLLAEMMTAGRSGSVVTLLADSGDRYADTYFCDEWLTSQGLDASEFASELVEFERSGRWS